The proteins below are encoded in one region of Aquisphaera giovannonii:
- a CDS encoding patatin-like phospholipase family protein, which produces METGSRSRVAIACQGGGSHTAFSSGVLQELLGDLPGDAEIVGISGTSGGAICAAIAWDGLVRGEPEAAAVKLRRFWGEVAARDPLDKLLNEALLASIRLRDHMAFPEVSPYLLPTWGEERFLQLLRDHLDFAELRRLAGRPGAPALHIGAVEILTGHFEVFEGHELTAECLLASAAIPQLFRAVRIEGKGTYWDGLFSQNPPIHDLPHLNINELWVIQINPSTCPRVPTQTHEIIDRQNELSGNLSMEQELRQIEMLNRLIARRAITDPRFHPIDVRRIALDRDLDYSTKLDRWPSFLEELSEYGRTKARRFLGERRDRSEAVAAPAAGGPSA; this is translated from the coding sequence ATGGAGACCGGGTCCCGGAGCAGGGTGGCGATCGCGTGCCAGGGCGGCGGCAGCCATACGGCGTTCTCCTCGGGCGTCCTGCAGGAGTTGCTCGGCGACCTGCCCGGGGACGCGGAGATCGTGGGCATCAGCGGCACCTCCGGGGGCGCCATCTGCGCGGCGATCGCCTGGGACGGCCTGGTGCGGGGCGAGCCGGAAGCGGCGGCCGTCAAGCTCCGCCGGTTCTGGGGCGAGGTCGCGGCCCGCGACCCGCTGGACAAGCTCCTCAACGAGGCCCTCCTGGCCTCGATCCGCCTCCGCGACCACATGGCCTTCCCCGAGGTCAGCCCGTACCTCCTGCCCACCTGGGGCGAGGAGCGCTTCCTCCAGCTGCTCCGCGACCACCTGGACTTCGCCGAGCTCCGCCGGCTCGCCGGGCGGCCCGGGGCCCCGGCGCTGCACATCGGCGCGGTGGAGATCCTCACCGGGCATTTCGAGGTCTTCGAGGGCCACGAGCTGACGGCGGAATGCCTGCTCGCCTCGGCGGCGATCCCCCAGCTCTTCCGGGCGGTCCGCATCGAGGGGAAGGGGACGTACTGGGACGGCCTCTTCTCCCAGAACCCTCCCATCCACGACCTTCCTCATCTCAATATCAACGAGCTGTGGGTGATCCAGATCAACCCCAGCACATGCCCCCGCGTCCCGACGCAGACGCACGAGATCATCGACCGGCAGAATGAGCTCTCGGGGAACCTGTCCATGGAGCAGGAGCTCCGGCAGATCGAGATGCTCAACCGCCTGATCGCCCGGCGGGCGATCACCGACCCGAGGTTCCACCCGATCGACGTCCGGCGGATCGCCCTCGATCGCGACCTGGACTACTCGACCAAGCTCGACCGCTGGCCGAGCTTCCTGGAGGAGCTGAGCGAGTACGGCCGGACCAAGGCGCGACGATTCCTGGGCGAGCGACGGGACCGATCCGAGGCCGTCGCCGCGCCCGCCGCGGGCGGGCCGTCGGCCTGA
- a CDS encoding cell division protein ZapB: MDAESVRGATGMALRQAQNRRSGTPTSGRSIGLCLPAALLGLSALLPGVASAQPPVFPTTPPAVDSERITVEQLARRLQRVEEQNARLAEQNDRLARENRALGERFREVSGKYDSLNRRLDRADLPSIASPGGTPSPAMPKASAPDQAGWLRGQVGNASSGEGWDPRFFAPSPPPAWTSTSGTSRFFVGDYDDERGQFVLVRPRDERSVPFELRVDVFTQARYFNFAKSRATWTDHRGATLPVRNFQSLEVNRNFIGFTGYALDPRLQFTAWIFSSTALNDTVYLGWINYRFSRALDLRVGNWMVPGTREWYESFRYTMGSDRLMATTFFRPNISPGIWIQGEPVDGLHYVAMLANSLNRFSQGVERLGAAATFGGTLRWEPLGAFGPGPSDAEHHERFTPRLGTSLALAREQNQGFTALQLGNPEDTIIRLSDGVPLFRVGSLGPGVELASTAVQLWTVDAAFKYRGVGVSGEYFFRWLDGFRSAGASPPMRSIFDHGGLLQAGYFVVPRRLEGFLRTSFVSGPFGGGYEVGGGANWYVLGSREWRMTAEVLGIQRSPAQNILTGYRAGESGVLYQLQWFTDF, from the coding sequence ATGGACGCCGAATCCGTCCGCGGGGCGACTGGCATGGCCCTCCGTCAGGCCCAGAACCGGCGATCGGGCACGCCCACGAGCGGGCGGTCGATCGGCCTATGCCTCCCGGCAGCCCTGCTCGGGCTTTCGGCCCTCCTGCCCGGGGTGGCGTCGGCACAGCCGCCCGTCTTCCCAACCACCCCGCCCGCGGTGGACTCGGAGCGGATCACCGTCGAGCAGCTGGCCCGTCGCCTCCAGCGGGTCGAGGAGCAGAATGCCCGGCTGGCCGAGCAGAACGACCGGCTCGCGAGGGAGAACCGGGCCCTGGGCGAGAGGTTCCGCGAGGTCTCCGGCAAGTACGACTCGCTCAACCGCCGGCTGGATCGGGCGGATTTGCCCTCGATCGCCTCCCCCGGCGGGACCCCGTCGCCCGCCATGCCGAAGGCCTCCGCCCCGGACCAGGCCGGATGGTTGCGGGGCCAGGTCGGGAATGCCAGCTCCGGGGAGGGATGGGACCCGAGATTCTTCGCCCCTTCCCCTCCGCCGGCCTGGACCTCCACGTCCGGCACGTCTCGGTTCTTCGTCGGCGACTACGACGACGAACGCGGGCAGTTCGTGCTGGTGCGGCCGCGCGACGAGAGGAGCGTGCCGTTCGAGCTACGCGTGGACGTCTTCACCCAGGCCCGCTACTTCAACTTCGCGAAGAGCCGCGCGACCTGGACCGATCACCGGGGAGCGACGCTCCCCGTCCGCAACTTCCAGTCGCTGGAGGTGAATCGCAACTTCATCGGCTTCACGGGTTACGCCCTGGACCCCCGGCTCCAGTTCACGGCCTGGATCTTCTCGTCGACCGCGCTCAACGACACGGTCTACCTGGGGTGGATCAACTACCGATTCAGCCGGGCCCTGGACCTCCGCGTGGGCAACTGGATGGTCCCGGGGACGCGCGAGTGGTACGAGTCGTTCCGCTACACGATGGGCTCCGACCGGCTCATGGCCACCACGTTCTTCCGCCCCAACATCAGCCCCGGCATCTGGATCCAGGGGGAGCCGGTCGATGGGCTCCACTACGTGGCCATGCTGGCGAACTCCTTGAACCGCTTCAGCCAGGGGGTCGAGCGCCTCGGCGCGGCGGCGACCTTCGGCGGGACGCTGCGCTGGGAGCCCCTTGGCGCGTTCGGGCCGGGGCCCTCGGATGCCGAGCACCACGAGCGGTTCACCCCGCGCCTGGGGACGAGCCTGGCCCTCGCCCGGGAGCAGAACCAGGGCTTCACCGCCCTCCAGCTCGGGAACCCGGAGGACACGATCATCCGCCTGTCCGACGGCGTCCCGCTGTTCCGCGTCGGCTCGCTGGGTCCCGGCGTCGAGCTGGCCTCCACCGCGGTGCAGCTCTGGACCGTCGACGCCGCCTTCAAGTATCGCGGGGTCGGGGTCAGCGGCGAGTACTTCTTCCGCTGGCTCGACGGCTTCCGCTCCGCGGGGGCGAGCCCGCCGATGCGATCGATCTTCGACCACGGCGGCCTCCTCCAGGCCGGCTACTTCGTGGTCCCCAGGAGGCTGGAAGGCTTCCTACGGACCTCGTTCGTCAGCGGCCCGTTCGGGGGCGGCTACGAGGTCGGCGGCGGCGCCAACTGGTACGTCCTGGGCTCCCGGGAATGGAGGATGACCGCGGAGGTCCTCGGCATCCAGCGCTCCCCGGCGCAGAACATCCTCACCGGCTACCGGGCCGGCGAGAGTGGCGTGCTCTACCAGTTGCAATGGTTCACGGACTTCTGA